One window of Etheostoma spectabile isolate EspeVRDwgs_2016 chromosome 6, UIUC_Espe_1.0, whole genome shotgun sequence genomic DNA carries:
- the lingo4b gene encoding leucine-rich repeat and immunoglobulin-like domain-containing nogo receptor-interacting protein 4b: MFVESVVRWGAWSILLQFGLGVSAGSCPPRCVCRPEAKEVICSGKHLNSVPEGFSGDARRLDLSHNKIKTVGRRQFSGLLQLQELDLSDNIISMIEVEAFQGLQNLRTLRIKNNRLKIIPVGVFSGLSSLRCLDLSQNEILVFLDYTFKELLNLQMLDAEENDLVFISQRAFFGLQNLQELNLDRSNLTSVPTEALSQLQSLTRLRMLRLTISTLPNNAFRRLHRLRSLLIANWPSLDTVASNSLISLNLTSLVISSCNLSAVPYSAFRHLVYLRYLDLSYNPITVIQGNLLSDLLRLQEFHLAGGSLLRIEPGAFRGLAYFRMLNVTSNQLTTLEESVFHSVGNLQVLRLDGNPLACDCRLLWVVRRRLRLNFDGHQPSCLSPDAVRQREFRDFSEKELPRLFTCRPARIMDRRPQEARVEEGTTVTFSCKADGDPFPSITWISSHKNVVSPTGRIRVLLNGTLEVRFAQVQDSGTYQCLAGNAAGNDSLTVGLYVKGLPRNRTIPFFSEEGWVEPSNSQAANSSAQTAKPYPFDAKTLIIATTMGFLSFLSSVAICFVFMFFWSQSKGQIKHTATIDFVPRSSMGGGGDTGDGGRFTMKLI; the protein is encoded by the coding sequence ATGTTTGTGGAGTCAGTCGTCCGATGGGGGGCTTGGAGCATTCTGCTTCAATTTGGACTGGGTGTATCTGCAGGAAGCTGTCCTCCACGCTGTGTGTGTCGACCTGAGGCGAAAGAAGTGATCTGCTCCGGCAAACATTTGAACTCAGTGCCAGAAGGCTTTTCTGGTGATGCCAGGCGTTTGGATTTATCCCACAATAAGATTAAGACTGTTGGGCGCCGCCAGTTCTCTGGTCTCCTGCAACTTCAAGAGTTGGATCTCAGTGATAACATAATCTCCATGATTGAGGTGGAGGCTTTCCAGGGCCTGCAGAATCTCAGGACACTTCGGATTAAGAATAATCGACTCAAGATTATCCCAGTTGGGGTGTTTTCTGGCCTATCTAGTCTGCGCTGTCTGGATTTAAGCCAGAATGAGATACTGGTCTTCCTGGACTACACCTTCAAAGAATTATTGAACCTGCAAATGCTGGACGCCGAAGAGAATGACTTGGTCTTCATCTCCCAGCGGGCTTTCTTTGGTCTGCAGAATCTGCAGGAGCTCAATTTAGATCGCAGCAACCTGACCTCGGTTCCTACCGAGGCATTGTCTCAACTCCAGAGCCTGACCCGTCTTCGCATGCTACGCCTCACCATTTCTACACTCCCCAACAACGCTTTCCGACGGCTACACCGTCTTCGTAGCCTCCTGATTGCAAACTGGCCATCATTGGACACTGTGGCTAGCAACAGCCTGATCAGTCTTAATCTGACCTCACTTGTCATCAGTAGCTGCAACCTAAGTGCTGTTCCTTACTCAGCATTTCGTCATCTGGTGTATCTTCGCTACCTGGACCTGTCCTATAACCCCATAACTGTCATCCAAGGTAATCTGCTAAGTGACCTCCTGAGACTCCAAGAGTTCCACCTAGCAGGGGGGAGCCTGCTAAGAATAGAGCCAGGGGCCTTTAGGGGACTGGCCTACTTCCGCATGCTCAATGTGACCTCCAATCAGCTCACTACTTTGGAGGAGAGCGTTTTCCACTCTGTGGGGAACCTTCAGGTTTTGCGGTTGGATGGGAATCCCCTAGCATGTGACTGCCGGCTTCTCTGGGTGGTCCGTCGTCGATTGCGCTTGAACTTTGATGGACATCAGCCCTCTTGTTTGTCTCCTGATGCAGTGAGACAGCGTGAATTCAGAGACTTCTCCGAGAAGGAGCTCCCGAGACTCTTTACCTGCCGCCCTGCCCGCATAATGGACCGCAGGCCACAGGAGGCGAGAGTAGAGGAGGGCACGACAGTTACTTTCTCCTGTAAGGCTGATGGGGATCCTTTCCCATCTATCACCTGGATCTCATCCCATAAGAATGTGGTTTCGCCAACAGGACGAATCAGAGTTTTGCTCAATGGGACTCTAGAAGTGCGTTTTGCCCAAGTTCAGGACAGTGGCACATATCAGTGCCTGGCGGGCAATGCAGCCGGCAATGACAGCCTGACTGTTGGTCTGTACGTGAAGGGGCTCCCTCGTAACCGAACCATACCCTTCTTCTCAGAGGAGGGCTGGGTCGAGCCTTCAAACTCCCAAGCTGCCAACTCCTCAGCTCAAACGGCCAAACCATACCCGTTTGACGCAAAGACCCTGATCATCGCCACCACCATGGGCTTCCTGTCTTTCCTCAGCTCAGTGGCCATCTGCTTTGTCTTCATGTTCTTCTGGAGCCAGAGCAAAGGTCAGATCAAGCACACAGCAACAATTGACTTTGTTCCGCGGTCTTCAATGGGTGGTGGAGGGGACACAGGTGACGGTGGCAGGTTCACCATGAAACTTATTTAA